In Uranotaenia lowii strain MFRU-FL chromosome 2, ASM2978415v1, whole genome shotgun sequence, one genomic interval encodes:
- the LOC129741408 gene encoding uncharacterized protein LOC129741408 — translation MAPSKKVVKKNTLPLETLIRRRNNILGSAKLIQEFDSNYIVEQANQVPVRIERLDELWDRFESVQEEIELMEGEEEVFAESRQTFQTLYYELKASLNSKIPRSASPVLSRRIPESVVPPVNPTLSVKLPELKLPEFHGNPEEWIEFRDLFKSVIHMNNLITPVQKLHYLRGSLKGEASRIISSIAISADNYAIAWKAICDRYENKNFLIKRHMSAILKIPAIRRESAVGLAELADEFNRHVGILDKLEQSSEHWNSFLVEHLSTLLDEKSLMEWETQCQEQESPTYSQLYEFIHKRSRMLQKCKVVTNTNTSVQMKNTRGKSSASHVVSENVVKCLSCKQAHQLSQCPTFLKLTPNSRLDFIKTHRLCINCLRSGHLAKDCRSSVCRSCAKKHHTLLHLPPRNFNGTTSEEVSESETPQTCIAVSTAATTNTSSAQSFSVSRAPPVVRSCPSNSSSPVTHTRSSGESSFGLLSRSGEQVVECPPLASQKYSSSFENESHSPQEQPTSLTQVASPENATIFLSTALVRILDRHGNYHLARALLDSGSQSNFISEPLCQRLDLKRNKINLPICGIGQATVNVHYKVHAKITSRFNQTEFTLDCLVLPKLTVCLPSRNVNISDWKIPRNISLADPKFNITHGIDLLIGAELFFSLLESHQILLGEGLPLLQRTVLGYVISGKSISQSVNTSICNTAIMQPPDLNEQLERFWQVDNFDVGKALTADEKEVETHFEKTFSRSNDGRYVVRLPLREELVPLLGDSYSTAVRRFLLLEKRLSADQQLREDYEKFMQEYVMLGHMEVCRRVAGPQFFLPHHAVRRPDNTTTKTRVVFDASCKASGQLSLNDVLHTGPTVQPALLSTVVNFRKPEYVFTADIEKMFRQVWVHPDDRKYQQIIWRKDPSLPLQVYQLKTVTYGLASSPYHAARVLNQLATDYRHDHPLAASIVKHRTYVDDTLAGYDDLAEATEACRQLVEMLKIASFTLRKWCSNHPKVLEYVPEELWNHSSQTEIGRSTTTTKTLGLLWNPQTDTFSFKIPSLCTAKPVTKRMVVSEMSQLYDPMGLVGPVVVNCKVFVQRLWAASVEWDAPLSEDDRSWWNEFRDGIQDLQRLSIPRRVLANVDNEFTLHCFCDASERAYGCCVYVVSKGSDDRTHSQLLIAQSRVAPLRNLTIPRLELCAAVLASQMMEKLRTTTEFDGPTVFWSDSTVVLHWIRSPPPDWKPFVSNRIAEIQRSTKNSQWRHIRTDVNPADILSRGAWPSQILDNDLWWHGPDFLVAAPEFWPPVLPIANLQSVDRDEINIEKRQRYTVAMLATAIDDSLLLRFSELSRLLKVVAWCLRFYHNFRLPVGFRRVGVLTPSEIEDALKALIRLEQASGFQAELHQVQVSKQSNTPLEIHAKSPLKGMNILYDSEGFLRLDGRLRNLNKSFDSKHPYILPANGKLSLLLARSLHLQTAHSGPSLLLATMRQRFWPLQGRILVRKIVRNCVTCFRCRPTLAHQQMGPLPAVRLTPARVFSRCGLDYCGPFNVRPLYGRGASLKMYVAVFVCLSVKAVHFEIVPNLTSSACINAIKRFVGRRGRLLELHCDNATTFVGANTEIKAIRQQYLQQFRTNQWDNYCVDSGISFHFIPARSPHFGGLWEAGVKSFKYHFRRIFGGRSYTYDEFSTAVGQIEGTLNSRPLIPLTDHPDDLEVMTPGHFIIGEPLFSIPEPEIAEPVKKLTRLQETRRFQQQLWKRWSRDYVSQLQQRSKWRQAVKNVDVGNLVLLRHDNLPTYQWNLGRVDETIKGEDGLVRVVLVRTARGVFRRAVTEVCVLPVDTADGDDIDADEAGDKGGAADQEG, via the coding sequence ATGGCTCCTTCGAAGAAAGTCGTGAAAAAGAATACGCTGCCATTAGAAACGCTGATTCGCAGAAGAAATAATATTCTGGGATCTGCTAAATTGATCCAGGAGTTTGATTCCAATTACATTGTGGAACAAGCGAATCAAGTTCCAGTGCGAATCGAGCGTTTAGATGAGCTATGGGATCGCTTCGAAAGCGTCCAGGAAGAAATCGAGCTAATGGAAGGTGAAGAAGAAGTGTTCGCAGAATCTCGACAAACATTTCAGACTCTGTACTATGAGCTGAAAGCATCTCTTAATAGTAAAATTCCGAGATCTGCATCACCTGTCCTTAGCCGAAGAATTCCCGAAAGTGTTGTGCCCCCTGTGAACCCCACTCTGTCCGTGAAACTTCCTGAACTAAAACTCCCTGAATTCCACGGGAATCCCGAAGAATGGATCGAGTTCAGAGATCTTTTCAAATCAGTGATCCATATGAACAATCTGATAACTCCTGTGCAAAAATTGCACTATTTGCGTGGTTCCTTGAAGGGTGAAGCCTCTCGTATCATATCCTCAATCGCGATCTCTGCCGACAATTACGCGATTGCGTGGAAAGCTATTTGTGATCGATACGAGAACAAAAACTTTCTCATCAAGCGTCATATGTCAGCCATTTTGAAAATCCCCGCAATTAGGCGGGAATCTGCCGTTGGGTTGGCTGAGCTAGCTGATGAGTTCAACCGACACGTGGGAATTCTCGATAAGTTGGAGCAGTCTAGTGAACACTGGAACTCATTCCTCGTTGAGCATTTGAGTACCTTACTCGATGAAAAGTCCCTTATGGAATGGGAAACACAGTGCCAAGAACAGGAATCTCCCACTTACTCCCAGTTGTATGAGTTCATCCATAAGAGGTCTCGAATGCTCCAAAAGTGTAAAGTGGTAACCAATACAAACACAAGTGTGCAAATGAAGAACACTAGAGGAAAATCCTCTGCATCTCATGTCGTGTCGGAAAATGTCGTGAAGTGCCTTAGTTGTAAGCAGGCACATCAACTCTCGCAGTGCCCCACTTTTCTCAAGCTTACTCCGAACTCTCGCCTAGACTTTATCAAAACCCATCGTCTTTGTATTAATTGCTTGAGAAGTGGGCACTTAGCGAAAGACTGTCGCAGTAGTGTGTGTAGAAGTTGTGCCAAGAAACATCATACATTGCTTCATCTCCCCCCTCGAAACTTTAATGGCACAACTTCTGAAGAAGTAAGTGAAAGTGAGACTCCACAAACCTGCATAGCTGTATCGACTGCTGCGACTACCAACACATCATCAGCACAATCGTTCTCGGTATCGCGAGCACCGCCGGTGGTGCGATCGTGTCCGTCAAATTCGTCGTCGCCGGTTACCCACACCCGATCGAGTGGTGAATCGTCGTTTGGGTTGCTCTCACGGTCGGGAGAGCAGGTTGTCGAATGCCCTCCTCTCGCGTCGCAGAAATATTCGTCGTCATTCGAAAATGAATCACATTCCCCCCAAGAACAGCCCACATCACTCACACAAGTCGCTTCTCCGGAAAATGCCACTATATTCCTATCTACCGCTCTGGTGCGAATATTGGATCGCCACGGTAATTATCACCTCGCACGCGCTTTACTCGATAGTGGATcgcaatcaaattttatatccGAACCGTTATGTCAACGTTTGGATTTGAAGCGCAACAAAATCAACTTACCCATCTGCGGTATCGGACAAGCAACAGTTAATGTCCATTACAAAGTGCATGCAAAAATCACTTCTCGTTTTAACCAAACCGAATTTACGCTCGACTGTCTCGTTTTGCCAAAACTAACGGTTTGCTTGCCCAGTCGAAACGTTAATATTTCTGACTGGAAAATTCCTCGCAACATTTCTCTCGCTGATCCAAAGTTCAATATCACCCACGGAATTGATCTGTTAATTGGCGCTGAACTATTCTTCTCGCTTCTCGAATCGCACCAAATCCTCCTTGGCGAAGGACTGCCATTGTTACAGCGCACAGTTCTGGGGTATGTaatttccggaaaatcgatttCCCAATCCGTGAACACCTCGATATGCAACACCGCCATAATGCAGCCACCGGACTTAAACGAACAACTCGAACGATTTTGGCAAGTGGACAATTTCGACGTCGGAAAAGCGTTAACCGCGGATGAAAAGGAGGTAGAAACGCACTTcgaaaaaacgttttcgcgGAGTAACGACGGCCGATATGTCGTTCGACTACCTCTTCGCGAAGAACTAGTTCCATTGTTGGGTGACTCATACAGCACAGCCGTTCGTCGGTTTTTGCTATTAGAGAAGAGGCTGTCAGCTGATCAGCAATTGCGAGAAGATTACGAGAAGTTTATGCAGGAGTATGTGATGTTGGGCCATATGGAAGTGTGCCGTCGCGTCGCGGGCCCGCAGTTCTTTCTTCCGCACCATGCAGTGCGACGCCCTGATAACACCACCACCAAAACACGAGTCGTGTTCGATGCCAGCTGCAAGGCATCGGGTCAGCTGTCCCTGAACGACGTTCTCCACACAGGCCCGACGGTACAACCGGCTCTTCTATCTACAGTTGTCAACTTTCGAAAGCCGGAGTATGTCTTTACAGCAGACatagaaaaaatgtttcgccaagTATGGGTGCATCCAGACGATCGAAAATATCAACAGATCATTTGGCGAAAAGATCCCTCCTTACCCCTCCAAGTCTACCAACTCAAGACTGTAACATACGGTCTAGCCAGTTCACCGTATCATGCTGCGCGCGTTCTCAACCAGCTTGCCACCGATTATCGTCATGATCACCCCCTCGCCGCCTCAATTGTAAAGCATCGAACGTACGTGGATGATACTTTAGCTGGATATGATGATTTAGCCGAAGCAACCGAAGCCTGTCGTCAACTTGTGGAGATGCTGAAAATAGCTAGTTTTACTTTGCGCAAGTGGTGTAGCAATCATCCAAAGGTTCTCGAATATGTCCCCGAAGAGCTTTGGAATCATTCGTCGCAGACCGAGATCGGTCGgtctacaacaacaacaaaaactctTGGCCTTTTGTGGAACCCCCAAACAGATACATTCAGCTTTAAAATTCCGTCGTTGTGTACTGCCAAACCAGTAACGAAACGTATGGTAGTATCCGAAATGTCGCAATTGTATGACCCCATGGGTCTCGTCGGGCCTGTAGTAGTCAACTGTAAAGTGTTCGTGCAACGACTATGGGCTGCAAGTGTCGAGTGGGATGCTCCACTTTCCGAAGACGATCGCTCCTGGTGGAATGAATTTCGTGATGGTATACAAGATCTCCAACGTCTCTCCATCCCCCGTCGTGTTTTGGCTAACGTCGATAATGAGTTCACATTGCATTGTTTCTGCGATGCGTCGGAACGTGCCTATGGATGCTGTGTGTATGTGGTAAGCAAGGGATCAGATGATCGCACTCATAGCCAGCTGTTGATCGCTCAGTCTCGCGTCGCACCTCTTCGCAATCTGACCATTCCGAGACTTGAGTTGTGTGCGGCAGTTCTAGCCAGCCAGATGATGGAGAAACTACGGACAACAACAGAATTCGATGGACCAACGGTGTTTTGGTCCGACTCAACTGTCGTGCTACACTGGATTCGATCTCCGCCCCCAGATTGGAAACCCTTCGTCTCGAATAGAATTGCCGAAATACAGAGGTCAACAAAAAACTCCCAGTGGAGACACATTCGCACTGATGTCAACCCAGCCGATATCCTTTCTCGAGGGGCATGGCCCTCCCAGATTCTCGACAATGATCTTTGGTGGCATGGACCTGACTTTCTCGTGGCCGCTCCGGAGTTCTGGCCACCCGTTCTTCCAATTGCCAATCTCCAGTCAGTGGACCGAGACGAAATAAATATCGAAAAGCGTCAACGTTATACTGTCGCAATGTTGGCTACTGCAATAGATGACTCGTTGCTCTTAAGATTTTCCGAACTCAGCCGACTGCTGAAGGTCGTAGCCTGGTGCCTTCGTTTCTACCACAATTTTCGCCTGCCAGTTGGTTTTCGTCGTGTTGGAGTTTTGACTCCATCGGAAATTGAAGACGCATTGAAAGCGTTGATACGTCTCGAACAAGCTAGTGGCTTCCAAGCAGAGCTCCATCAAGTGCAAGTGAGTAAACAATCAAATACACCCTTAGAAATTCATGCCAAATCGCCTCTTAAGGGCATGAATATTCTTTACGACAGCGAAGGATTTTTACGTTTGGACGGTCGATTGCGCAATTTGAACAAATCGTTCGATTCCAAACACCCATACATTCTCCCAGCCAACGGGAAACTAAGTTTGCTGCTGGCACGATCATTGCATCTGCAAACTGCTCACTCAGGACCATCTCTCCTACTCGCAACGATGAGGCAGCGCTTTTGGCCCTTGCAAGGCCGAATCCTAGTCCGCAAGATAGTCAGAAATTGCGTGACTTGTTTTCGCTGTCGACCAACACTAGCACACCAACAAATGGGTCCTCTACCGGCAGTGCGACTTACTCCAGCTCGAGTATTTTCCAGATGTGGTCTGGACTACTGCGGGCCATTTAACGTTCGTCCGTTGTACGGGAGGGGGGCAAGCCTAAAAATGTACGTCGCGGTATTCGTTTGCCTTTCGGTTAAGGCAGTTCATTTCGAAATCGTTCCGAATCTAACGTCGTCTGCGTGTATAAATGCGATCAAACGGTTCGTGGGTCGCCGCGGTCGGTTACTCGAATTGCATTGCGACAATGCAACCACCTTCGTCGGCGCTAACACCGAAATAAAGGCAATTCGTCAGCAGTACTTGCAGCAGTTCCGCACGAATCAATGGGACAACTATTGTGTTGATTCGGGCATCTCGTTCCACTTCATTCCGGCTCGATCCCCACATTTTGGTGGACTGTGGGAGGCGGGGGTGAAGTCATTCAAATACCATTTCCGTCGCATATTCGGAGGACGATCGTACACCTACGATGAGTTCTCGACAGCTGTAGGCCAGATAGAAGGTACCCTCAACTCTCGGCCTCTCATCCCCCTCACAGACCACCCCGACGACCTTGAAGTGATGACGCCAGGACATTTCATCATTGGGGAACCGCTGTTCTCAATCCCCGAGCCCGAAATAGCAGAACCGGTGAAAAAGCTGACTAGACTACAAGAAACACGTCGATTCCAACAACAACTCTGGAAGCGCTGGTCCAGAGATTACGTTAGCCAACTTCAACAGCGATCCAAATGGCGACAGGCGGTCAAAAATGTCGACGTGGGAAATCTCGTTCTTCTGCGACACGACAATCTACCCACGTACCAATGGAACCTCGGCCGAGTAGACGAAACGATCAAAGGCGAAGATGGGCTGGTGCGCGTAGTGCTGGTCCGAACTGCGCGTGGTGTGTTCCGCCGAGCTGTTACCGAAGTCTGCGTGCTGCCGGTCGATACTGCTGACGGTGACGACATCGATGCTGACGAAGCTGGAGACAAAGGAGGTGCTGCTGATCAAGAAGGTTGA